GTTTGGCGCCGATCGCATTGAATTAGTCAGTGCTATTTCTGAAGGGGGATTAACGCCTTCTCTTGGTTTAATTGAGTCAGTTACGAATGCCGTTGATATCCCTGTTCAAGTGATGTTAAGGCCTCATGGCGATTCATTTTATTATGACCAAGAAGATCAAGAAGTCATTTTTAAAGATTTAGAAATTATCAAATCTACGAACGCTCAAGGAATTGTTTTTGGCGCTCTTAATAAAGATGGTACCGTAGATGAAA
The window above is part of the Methanocalculus natronophilus genome. Proteins encoded here:
- a CDS encoding copper homeostasis protein CutC; the encoded protein is MYLEVIVETLKQAKDAKKFGADRIELVSAISEGGLTPSLGLIESVTNAVDIPVQVMLRPHGDSFYYDQEDQEVIFKDLEIIKSTNAQGIVFGALNKDGTVDETLLDKVITHKGKLSLTFHRAIDEAKDYQASIDVLLNKSISTI